Proteins from one Meriones unguiculatus strain TT.TT164.6M chromosome 10, Bangor_MerUng_6.1, whole genome shotgun sequence genomic window:
- the LOC110545812 gene encoding olfactory receptor 10K2 yields the protein MECVNNTVVKEFVFLGFSSLAELQLLLFIVFLLLYLFTLSTNAVIVSTIVLDRALHTPMYFFLSILSCSETCYTFVIVPKMLLDLLSRKKSISFLGCAIQMFTFLFLGCSHSFLLAAMGYDRYVAICHPLRYTVLMGHRVCAGLVAAASVCGFTVAQIITSLVFRLPFHSSNQLHHFFCDISPVLKLASHHSHFSQMIIFLLCALVLVIPLLLILVSYIHIISAILQFPSSLGRYKAFSTCASHLIVVTVHYGCASFIYLRPKSSYSSSQDALISVSYTILTPLFNPVIYSLRNKEFKSALHRVIGRTVALRQC from the coding sequence ATGGAGTGTGTAAACAACACTGTGGTCAAAGAGTTTGTCTTCCTTGGCTTCTCATCGCTggctgagctgcagctgctgctcttcattgtcttcctgctCCTCTATCTGTTTACTCTGAGCACCAACGCCGTCATCGTTTCCACCATTGTGCTGGACAGAGCCCTTCAcacccccatgtacttcttcctttccatcctCTCCTGTTCTGAGACCTGCTACACCTTTGTCATCGTACCTAAGATGCTGCTTGACTTGCTGTCTCGGAAGAAGAGCATCTCCTTCCTTGGTTGTGCCATCCAAATGTTCACCTTCCTCTTCCTTGGTTGCTCCCACTCCTTCCTACTGGCAGCCATGGGTTATGATCGCTACGTGGCCATTTGCCACCCTCTGCGCTACACAGTGCTCATGGGACACAGGGTATGTGCTGGGCTAGTAGCTGCTGCCAGTGTCTGTGGCTTCACCGTGGCGCAGATAATCACATCCTTGGTGTTTCGCCTACCCTTCCACTCTTCCAATCAACTCCATCACTTTTTCTGTGACATCTCCCCTGTTCTCAAGTTGGCATCCCACCACTCCCACTTCAGTCAGATGATCATCTTCCTACTTTGTGCATTGGTCCTGGTTATCCCTCTATTGCTGATCTTGGTATCATACATCCATATCATTTCTGCCATCCTCCAGTTTCCCTCCTCATTAGGCAGGTACAAAGCATTTTCCACCTGTGCTTCTCACCTCATTGTTGTCACAGTTCACTATGGCTGCGCCTCCTTTATCTACCTGAGGCCCAAGTCCAGCTACTCCTCAAGCCAGGACGCTCTGATATCAGTATCCTATACTATCCTAACTCCACTGTTCAACCCAGTTATCTACAGTTTGAGAAACAAAGAGTTCAAATCGGCTCTTCATAGGGTTATAGGAAGAACAGTTGCACTAAGACAATGTTAA